One Tessaracoccus lacteus DNA window includes the following coding sequences:
- the lnt gene encoding apolipoprotein N-acyltransferase gives MPTRPTLHPVLSLALAVASGLLIGAGQAPMGLWPLTILGVAGFTWLLIDRSPGRAFGLGYLTGAAMNTLTVSWISVLGAAVGVALIAFLALWWGLLGLFISQLLRLRWWPLLVPPAFVAMEYASGKVPFGGFSWSRLGYTAVDTPLSGWYAWIGLAGVSLLVAVLGTTLLYVALDRARWRRGAAVVLTLFVVGGLLNLVPRATPQESVTVAMVQPNVNRNEHGTSSYARSVTNNALSETIFAVATARTQATDIDFVLWPENATDVDPINDAETRSLVETAASLAQVPILVGAVTDGEQEDTRQTTSIWWDPVDGPGSTYHKRDLVPFGEWIPFRDFLLPRLPILKQIGRQSIPGDAPGVVTAPLLGHPNLQIGTIICFELAYDDTSYETVLAGAQLIVSQSNTNTYGGTFQVSQQLTINRVRAMELGREVLASTLNSVSSPIDTHGRVLDPTTEFTSATRFAEVPLRYNVNLSVHVGPAISVGAGVLTLVAFACAVVMGRRRAK, from the coding sequence GTGCCGACCCGCCCCACCCTCCATCCGGTCCTCTCGCTCGCACTCGCCGTCGCCTCCGGGCTGCTGATCGGCGCAGGACAGGCCCCCATGGGGCTGTGGCCGCTGACCATCCTCGGGGTGGCCGGATTCACGTGGCTCCTGATCGACCGCAGCCCCGGTCGTGCGTTCGGCCTCGGCTACCTGACCGGCGCCGCGATGAACACGCTCACGGTGTCGTGGATCTCGGTGCTGGGGGCCGCCGTGGGCGTCGCGCTGATCGCGTTCCTCGCGCTGTGGTGGGGCCTCCTCGGCCTGTTCATCTCTCAACTCCTGCGGCTGCGCTGGTGGCCGCTCCTGGTACCGCCCGCATTCGTGGCGATGGAGTACGCCTCCGGCAAGGTCCCCTTCGGCGGGTTCTCCTGGTCCCGGCTCGGCTACACGGCCGTCGACACCCCGCTGAGCGGCTGGTACGCCTGGATCGGGCTGGCGGGCGTGAGCCTGCTCGTCGCTGTCCTCGGCACGACCCTGCTGTACGTCGCGCTGGATCGGGCCAGGTGGCGCCGCGGAGCGGCCGTGGTGCTCACGCTTTTCGTCGTCGGCGGCCTCCTGAACCTCGTACCCCGGGCCACCCCGCAGGAGTCCGTCACGGTCGCGATGGTGCAGCCGAACGTCAACCGGAACGAGCACGGCACCTCCAGCTACGCCCGCTCCGTGACCAACAACGCCCTCAGCGAGACCATCTTCGCCGTCGCGACGGCGCGCACGCAGGCCACGGACATCGACTTCGTGCTGTGGCCGGAGAACGCGACCGACGTCGACCCGATCAACGACGCGGAGACCCGATCGCTGGTGGAGACCGCGGCATCACTGGCGCAGGTGCCCATCCTCGTAGGTGCCGTGACCGACGGCGAGCAGGAGGACACCCGGCAGACCACCAGCATCTGGTGGGACCCGGTCGACGGCCCTGGCTCGACGTACCACAAGCGCGATCTCGTCCCCTTCGGCGAGTGGATCCCCTTCCGTGACTTCCTGCTGCCCCGGCTGCCCATCCTGAAGCAGATCGGGAGACAGTCGATCCCCGGGGACGCACCCGGAGTGGTGACGGCCCCGCTGCTCGGGCACCCGAACCTGCAGATCGGCACCATCATCTGCTTCGAGCTTGCCTACGACGACACGAGCTATGAGACCGTGCTCGCTGGGGCTCAGCTCATCGTCAGCCAGTCCAACACCAATACCTACGGCGGCACCTTCCAGGTGTCTCAACAGCTCACGATCAACCGCGTGCGGGCGATGGAACTCGGACGGGAGGTCCTCGCCTCGACGCTCAACTCGGTGTCGTCGCCGATCGACACGCACGGCCGAGTGCTGGACCCGACCACCGAGTTCACGTCGGCCACCCGCTTCGCGGAGGTCCCGCTGCGCTACAACGTGAACCTGTCGGTACACGTGGGCCCGGCCATCTCGGTGGGGGCGGGCGTCCTGACGCTCGTCGCTTTCGCCTGCGCGGTCGTCATGGGCCGTCGCCGGGCCAAGTAA
- a CDS encoding 5'-3' exonuclease, which yields MATLMAFDTSYLYFRAFFGVPASFRSPDGHPVNAIRGTMDFISRLATQYGPDQLACAWDDDWRPQWRVDLVPSYKTHRVAEVTADGAVEEADDDLGWQVPHIRACLAAVGIPVIGAKHHEADDVLASLAARHDGRTLVVTGDRDLFQLVDDETSVVYVARGVAKHELVTPDLLRAKYDLVAGRYVDFAVLRGDPSDGLPGVKGIGEKSAATLVERYPTLEAMVEAAADPASAMTPSVRSKLLADVDYLARAREVVTVVRDLAIPTPTYTPVDQGRVDDLTKALSLGGSLRRLADHRLAAGQEPSAS from the coding sequence ATGGCAACGCTGATGGCATTCGACACGTCGTACCTGTACTTCCGCGCGTTCTTCGGCGTGCCCGCCAGCTTCCGCTCCCCCGATGGGCACCCGGTCAACGCGATTCGCGGCACGATGGACTTCATCTCGAGGCTTGCGACCCAGTACGGGCCCGATCAGCTCGCCTGCGCCTGGGACGATGACTGGCGCCCGCAGTGGCGGGTGGACCTCGTGCCCTCGTACAAGACCCACCGCGTCGCCGAGGTGACGGCGGACGGCGCCGTGGAGGAGGCCGACGACGACCTCGGCTGGCAGGTCCCCCATATCCGGGCCTGCCTGGCGGCCGTCGGGATCCCCGTCATCGGGGCGAAGCACCACGAGGCGGACGATGTCCTCGCGTCGCTGGCGGCCCGGCACGACGGCCGGACGCTGGTCGTCACCGGCGACCGCGACCTGTTCCAGCTCGTCGACGACGAAACGTCGGTGGTGTACGTCGCCCGCGGCGTGGCTAAGCACGAGCTCGTCACACCGGATCTGCTCAGGGCGAAGTACGACCTCGTCGCAGGGCGATATGTCGACTTCGCGGTGCTCCGGGGCGACCCCTCCGATGGGCTGCCGGGCGTGAAGGGCATCGGCGAGAAGAGTGCAGCAACGCTGGTCGAGCGCTATCCCACCCTCGAGGCGATGGTCGAGGCCGCGGCCGACCCGGCGTCGGCCATGACGCCGTCGGTGAGGTCGAAACTGCTGGCCGACGTCGACTACCTGGCTCGCGCCAGGGAGGTCGTCACGGTCGTCAGGGACCTGGCCATTCCCACGCCTACGTACACCCCCGTCGACCAGGGCCGGGTGGACGACCTGACGAAGGCCCTCTCCCTTGGCGGCTCGCTGCGGCGGCTGGCCGACCACCGCCTCGCAGCCGGCCAGGAGCCCTCCGCGTCCTGA
- the metW gene encoding methionine biosynthesis protein MetW gives MSLQFRADLTLIADLVPEGSRVLDLGCGNGDTLQLLAEKGCTGVGVDLDPVNVLACLRAGVDVIELDLDTQLTEFGDDSFDFVVLSRTLQTVHRPREVLREMGRIAVHSVVSMPNFAYWRNRLRLLGGHMPMSKDLPYHWYDTPNLHHSSLPDLEPLFRSLEMEIDRRIPLDAEGHPHRLGNLAANWAASSSLYLLHARR, from the coding sequence ATGAGCCTGCAGTTCCGGGCGGACCTCACACTGATCGCCGACCTCGTGCCCGAGGGGTCACGCGTGCTGGACCTCGGCTGCGGCAACGGGGACACTCTGCAGCTGCTCGCGGAGAAGGGCTGCACAGGCGTCGGAGTCGACCTCGACCCCGTCAACGTGCTGGCATGTCTGCGGGCCGGGGTCGACGTGATCGAGCTCGACCTCGATACCCAGCTCACCGAGTTCGGCGACGACAGTTTCGACTTCGTCGTGCTCTCGCGCACGCTGCAGACCGTGCACCGGCCGCGCGAGGTCCTCCGTGAGATGGGCCGCATCGCCGTGCACTCGGTGGTGTCCATGCCGAACTTCGCCTACTGGCGCAACCGGCTGCGGCTGCTGGGCGGCCACATGCCTATGTCGAAGGACCTCCCGTACCACTGGTACGACACGCCCAACCTCCACCACTCCTCGCTGCCGGATCTGGAGCCGCTTTTCCGGAGCCTAGAGATGGAGATCGACCGGCGGATCCCGCTCGACGCGGAGGGCCACCCGCACCGGCTCGGCAATCTCGCGGCCAACTGGGCGGCGAGCTCGTCGCTGTACCTGCTGCACGCCCGGCGCTGA